A stretch of Oryza brachyantha chromosome 4, ObraRS2, whole genome shotgun sequence DNA encodes these proteins:
- the LOC121054269 gene encoding uncharacterized protein LOC121054269: MLNHSHSHSGPGSLCPLLRVHSSRAAECSSSDPAAACRVAMDVPSSTSPSSGQQQQQPTTPRRQLQGPRPPRLNVRMESHAIKKPSSGAGAGPSQAHVHQMPAGQGQARREQLVGQQQPPRAPVIIYDASPKIIHARPNEFMALVQRLTGPGSGPPPPQQMQLQGEAHMQDYPMDEAVPGQPFFPPELLLSPSAAMSPAARLATIERSVRPMPEPTPEFVDITHAGGDDDGGLAAILGSIRPGILSPLPSSLPPAAVPGQFSPLPFDASCISWLNELSPILRAASAGAASPGSGGSGGNTSNGGASRPPSSYYADPFVPSPRHLLATPTVPSPATCAELFSNLPDL, translated from the coding sequence ATGTTGAACCATTCCCATTCCCATTCCGGACCCGGCTCGCTGTGCCCCCTCCTCCGCGTCCactcctcccgcgccgccgagtgctcctcctccgaccCGGCCGCGGCCTGCCGGGTGGCGATGGACGTcccgtcgtcgacgtcgccgtcgtcggggcagcagcagcagcagccgacgacgccgcggcggcagctgcagggcccgcgcccgccgcggctCAACGTGCGGATGGAGTCGCACGCCATCAAGAAGCCGTCGTCGGGGGCTGGGGCTGGCCCGTCGCAGGCGCACGTGCACCAGATGCCGGCGGGCCAGGGGCAGGCGAGGCGGGAGCAGCTGGTCGGGCAGCAGCAACCACCGCGGGCGCCGGTGATCATCTACGACGCGTCGCCGAAGATTATCCACGCCAGGCCCAACGAATTCATGGCGCTCGTGCAGCGGCTCACCGGCCCGGGCTCggggccaccgccgccgcagcagatGCAGCTCCAGGGGGAGGCCCACATGCAGGACTACCCGATGGATGAGGCCGTGCCGGGGCAGCCGTTCTTCCCGCCGGAGCTGCTGctctcgccgtcggcggcgatgtccccggcggcgaggctggcGACCATCGAGAGGTCCGTCCGCCCGATGCCCGAGCCGACGCCGGAGTTCGTGGACATCACGCACGCcggcggggacgacgacggcggcctcgCGGCGATTCTTGGCTCGATCCGGCCCGGCATCCTGTCCCCTCTACCCTCGtctctcccgccggccgcggtCCCGGGTCAGTTCTCGCCGCTCCCGTTCGACGCGAGCTGCATCAGCTGGCTGAACGAGCTGAGCCCCATCCTCcgagccgcctccgccggcgccgcctcgcccggcagcggcggcagtggTGGCAACACGAGCAACGGCGGCGCGTCCCGACCGCCTTCGTCCTACTACGCCGACCCGTTCGTCCCCAGCCCCCGGCACCTCCTCGCCACACCcaccgtgccgtcgccggcgacctgCGCGGAGCTCTTCAGCAACCTGCCGGATCTTTAG
- the LOC102705807 gene encoding WD repeat-containing protein 44-like gives MPRSESDRDDIFFDAFDDISSTREPSLSDDCSTSDEGLASRRFEYDIWANEPISVEERRQKFLKGMGFDEFVATKVDFSQYQGEITTAGSCSDLEEGSTRDISSLDSSVPENESLSDGSCCIRHLDNGQRYAVQNDGYGELTSVLKEVASHKVMSLLEFEGFPGISQSVQKLLRKLYSSSLEEKGRTLNGKKKGIKSLCKSFVKNRSFGGICKYDVNVKSCTTGTPSRTRVQYRKKKIVEFSAVQLGQEIQAHKGIIKVMKFSPSGWYLATGGEDCVVRIWQIMEVETSSKLFGDKPYDYEDKITVIKTKLGRGQNHALAVLPKKAFRISETPLHEFQGHTDDILDMAWSKSDHLLTSSKDKTVRLWKVGCDGCLALFKHKDYVTCVQFNPIDERYFISGSVDGKVRVWDAMDKRVVDWVDTRKIITALSYQPDGKGFIVGTTSGECRFYNQSGDNIQLDKELLMQGKKSAVHRVNSLQLCTSDSSRITITSTGSKIRVADGADIIQKFKGPWNLKALSSPSLTSDGRYLISAGLDSNVYIWNFDVTSIAEQKGEAKSVRSCEKFFSKDVTTAVPWPGVHQERRAKMTPSLTEEPVSSPILHRQGERRSPSARCFTDSMKGIPTWPAEKLPSAKTADASRLSDCLSTISPAWNTVIVTASRDGVIRSYHNYGLPVRL, from the exons ATGCCAAGATCCGAATCAGACAGGgatgatattttctttgatGCATTTGATGATATTTCATCAACAAGGGAGCCCTCGTTGTCAGATGACTGCAGCACAAGTGATGAAGGATTAGCATCAAGGAGATTTGAGTACGATATTTGGGCAAACGAGCCAATTAGTGTTGAAGAAAGGCGGCAAAAGTTCCTGAAGGGAATGGGGTTTGATGAATTTGTTGCTACCAAAGTGGATTTTTCTCAATACCAGGGAGAAATTACGACTGCTGGCTCTTGCTCTGACTTGGAGGAGGGTAGTACCAGAGACATTTCTTCTCTGGATTCATCTGTCCCTGAGAATGAATCACTTTCTGATGGCTCCTGTTGCATAAGGCATCTTGACAATGGTCAGAGATATGCAGTTCAGAACGATGGATACGGTGAATTAACTAGCGTGCTTAAGGAGGTCGCGTCACATAAGGTGATGTCTCTTCTAGAGTTTGAGGGCTTCCCAGGCATTTCTCAGTCTGTTCAGAAGTTATTGCGAAAGCTGTATAGCAGCTCCTTGGAAGAAAAAGGTAGAACGCTTAATGGTAAGAAAAAGGGTATCAAGAGCTTGTGTAAGAGCTTCGTAAAAAACAGGAGTTTTGGTGGAATTTGCAAGTACGATGTCAATGTAAAAAGCTGTACAACAGGCACACCATCCAGAACAAGAGTCCAATatcgaaagaaaaaaattgtggaaTTTTCTGCTGTCCAATTGGGTCAAGAAATCCAAGCTCACAAGGGTATAATTAAAGTCATGAAGTTCAGTCCATCAGGCTGGTATTTAGCAACTGGTGGTGAGGACTGTGTTGTACGAATATGGCAGATTATGGAAGTGGAAACGTCTTCCAAGTTGTTTGGAGACAAACCTTATGACTATGAGGATAAAATTACAGTCATCAAAACAAAGCTAGGAAGGGGGCAGAATCATGCCCTTGCAGTACTGCCCAAGAAAGCTTTCCGTATTTCAGAGACCCCATTACATGAATTCCAAGGCCACACAGATGATATCCTTGATATGGCATGGTCAAAGTCAGAT CACCTCTTGACCTCATCAAAAGATAAGACGGTTCGCTTGTGGAAAGTTGGCTGTGATGGTTGTCTTGCATTGTTCAAACACAAAGACTATG TGACATGTGTTCAATTCAACCCTATCGATGAAAGATACTTCATCAGTGGTTCAGTAGATGGAAAAGTTCGTGTTTGGGATGCAATGGACAAGAGAGTTGTTGACTGGGTTGATACACGGAAGATCATAACTGCTCTTAGTTACCAACCAGATGGAAAG GGTTTTATTGTTGGCACTACTTCTGGAGAATGCCGCTTTTACAATCAATCTG GTGATAACATCCAACTAGACAAAGAATTGCTTATGCAAGGGAAGAAATCTGCAGTCCATCGGGTCAACAGTCTGCAG TTATGTACAAGCGATTCATCTAGGATTACAATCACATCTACGGGTTCCAAAATTCGAGTTGCTGATGGTGCTGATATCATCCAAAAGTTTAAAG GGCCTTGGAATCTGAAGGCTCTCTCTTCACCATCTTTAACATCAGATGGAAGATATCTCATATCTGCTGGATTGGATTCCAATGTCTACATCTGGAACTTTGATGTTACAAGCATCGCCGAGCAGAAAGGCGAGGCTAAATCGGTTCGCTCCTGCGAGAAGTTCTTCTCCAAGGACGTGACAACCGCGGTACCATGGCCTGGTGTGCATCAAGAAAGACGGGCGAAGATGACTCCCAGCCTGACTGAAGAACCTGTCAGTTCACCCATTTTGCACCGACAAGGGGAGCGCCGTTCCCCTTCAGCGCGGTGTTTCACTGACAGCATGAAGGGAATTCCGACATGGCCGGCGGAGAAGCTTCCTTCTGCCAAAACTGCTGATGCCTCACGGCTATCTGACTGTCTCTCCACGATCTCGCCGGCATGGAACACGGTGATAGTGACTGCAAGTCGAGATGGGGTGATCCGGTCCTACCACAACTACGGCTTGCCTGTGAGATTGTGA